The following coding sequences lie in one Candidatus Delongbacteria bacterium genomic window:
- a CDS encoding transporter substrate-binding domain-containing protein has translation MKIVIMIMIATFFFSNAEVYKIGTYKIPKLVDSETEGVFVKIWIEAAKRANVDYELVFSATKRTLQNYAEGQLVGYFPSLLVTIPKDSEMSEEFFYKYTYAFTKKGSPKINSISDLKGKKVGLTSGYAFSEELTNNPDIITDYAATNEQNFKKLSIGRVDVVVSDDKSGPKAIEDAGLTDIEFDKDKPLEIQKVFFAFEKSDKGRLLNQKISEALKEMKKDGTYDKILEELKVK, from the coding sequence ATGAAGATAGTTATAATGATCATGATCGCAACGTTCTTCTTTTCGAATGCAGAAGTGTATAAAATTGGAACTTACAAGATTCCAAAGCTCGTTGATTCAGAAACAGAAGGTGTTTTTGTTAAGATTTGGATTGAAGCAGCAAAAAGAGCTAATGTTGATTACGAGCTTGTTTTTTCTGCAACGAAAAGAACTTTACAAAACTATGCAGAAGGTCAATTAGTGGGATACTTCCCATCACTACTTGTAACAATACCAAAAGATTCAGAAATGTCTGAGGAGTTCTTTTACAAGTATACTTATGCATTCACTAAGAAGGGTTCACCAAAAATCAACTCGATAAGCGACTTGAAGGGAAAGAAAGTAGGTCTTACTAGTGGGTATGCTTTTTCCGAAGAATTGACAAACAATCCAGATATTATAACCGATTACGCTGCTACTAATGAACAAAACTTTAAGAAACTTTCAATTGGTAGAGTTGATGTTGTTGTATCCGATGACAAATCAGGTCCAAAGGCTATTGAAGATGCTGGTCTTACAGATATTGAGTTTGATAAAGATAAACCACTTGAAATTCAGAAAGTCTTTTTTGCGTTTGAGAAAAGTGACAAAGGACGACTTTTAAATCAAAAGATAAGTGAAGCTCTTAAAGAGATGAAAAAAGATGGTACTTATGATAAGATTTTAGAAGAATTAAAGGTTAAATAA
- a CDS encoding iron-sulfur cluster assembly scaffold protein produces the protein MALKYTQATIEHFTKPRNMGIIDNPDASAIEGSPACGDMVSYTMKINPETLIIEDIKFKSYGCASNIATASKATEMVLGKHIDEVKMIGTSDAAKELGGLPSVKMHCSVLAINGIKAAIREYEKKIGRIEDKERVITPELIKKVLTDVIHPKHGKNIIDNNNVIRVKVEGQDIYVVVELEPDEEMFAANIHEEIIEHIESMKCTHEVIVKIESRTGEFI, from the coding sequence ATGGCACTAAAATACACTCAAGCAACAATTGAACATTTCACTAAACCAAGAAATATGGGAATAATTGACAACCCTGATGCATCAGCTATTGAGGGCAGTCCAGCTTGTGGAGATATGGTTAGTTACACAATGAAAATCAATCCAGAAACTTTAATTATTGAAGATATAAAGTTTAAATCTTATGGTTGTGCTTCAAATATAGCAACAGCATCAAAAGCAACTGAAATGGTTCTAGGCAAGCATATTGATGAAGTAAAGATGATAGGAACTTCTGATGCAGCAAAAGAATTGGGAGGTTTACCTTCTGTTAAAATGCATTGTTCAGTTTTAGCGATCAATGGGATCAAAGCTGCGATAAGAGAATACGAGAAGAAGATTGGTCGTATCGAAGATAAGGAAAGAGTGATAACACCAGAGCTTATTAAGAAAGTTCTTACTGATGTAATACATCCTAAACATGGTAAGAACATTATTGATAATAACAATGTAATTCGTGTTAAAGTCGAAGGTCAGGACATCTATGTAGTTGTTGAACTTGAACCAGATGAAGAGATGTTTGCAGCAAATATTCATGAAGAGATTATTGAGCATATCGAGAGTATGAAGTGCACTCATGAAGTGATAGTGAAAATTGAATCTAGAACAGGTGAGTTTATATAA
- a CDS encoding cysteine desulfurase — MSDELIYLDNGDTTKIDDEVLEYMLEFYKTSYGNPASLHQLGIDADENLSEARQKVSSFINCNGDDLIFTSGATESNNLAINGVANFYKDKGKHIIISTIEHSSVREVARRLIKSGYELTEIGVDSEGFLDIDLLEKSIRPDTILVSIIYANYEIGTIQQIENIGKICRDKGVFFHSDAAQAFGKIKIDVIKENIDLLTFNAHKMHGPKGVGALYIRKGISLSKMFEGGAHERGIRPGTENLPAIMGFAKAAEIAYRDFDKIDSYVCGLRDLLATKLSEIDHIFYNGPKGEHLVNRLSNNVDFTFQFIEGEAIMLHLTLRGICVSSGSACSSKTLEPSHVLTAIGLKHEQAHGSIRFTLSKYTTEDDVLRTAKNVKEVVEILRNMSSFNPEVHSELNNENAVTFYKR, encoded by the coding sequence ATGTCCGATGAATTGATATATTTAGACAATGGTGACACAACAAAAATTGATGATGAAGTATTGGAGTATATGCTAGAGTTTTATAAAACATCCTATGGCAATCCAGCTTCACTTCATCAACTTGGTATTGACGCTGATGAAAACCTTTCTGAAGCTCGTCAAAAAGTTTCTTCATTTATTAATTGTAACGGAGATGATCTCATATTCACTTCTGGTGCTACTGAATCAAACAATTTGGCAATCAATGGTGTCGCAAACTTCTATAAAGACAAAGGAAAGCATATCATTATCTCTACTATTGAGCATTCCAGCGTAAGAGAAGTGGCAAGAAGATTGATTAAATCTGGTTATGAGTTAACTGAAATTGGTGTAGATAGTGAAGGTTTCTTAGATATTGACCTTCTTGAGAAAAGTATAAGACCTGATACAATTCTAGTTTCTATAATTTATGCAAATTATGAGATTGGAACCATTCAGCAAATTGAAAATATTGGGAAGATTTGCAGAGATAAAGGTGTGTTTTTCCATTCAGATGCTGCACAGGCTTTTGGAAAGATAAAAATCGATGTAATTAAAGAAAATATTGATCTTTTAACTTTTAATGCTCACAAGATGCACGGTCCTAAAGGTGTTGGAGCTTTATACATTCGAAAAGGGATTTCTCTTTCTAAAATGTTTGAAGGTGGAGCTCACGAGAGAGGGATAAGACCTGGTACAGAAAATTTACCTGCAATTATGGGATTTGCAAAAGCTGCGGAAATTGCCTACAGAGACTTTGATAAGATTGACTCATACGTGTGTGGCTTAAGAGATCTTTTAGCTACTAAACTTTCAGAAATTGATCACATTTTTTACAATGGTCCAAAAGGAGAACATCTTGTTAATAGATTGTCCAACAATGTTGATTTCACTTTTCAATTTATCGAAGGTGAAGCCATTATGTTACATTTAACTTTAAGAGGAATATGTGTAAGCTCTGGATCAGCTTGTTCTTCGAAAACATTGGAACCAAGTCATGTCTTAACAGCAATTGGCTTAAAACATGAACAAGCACATGGTTCTATTAGGTTTACTTTGTCAAAATATACTACAGAAGATGATGTTTTACGAACAGCTAAAAATGTAAAAGAAGTAGTAGAAATATTAAGAAATATGAGTTCTTTCAACCCTGAAGTTCACAGTGAATTGAATAATGAAAATGCTGTAACTTTTTATAAAAGATAG